The sequence ATGAAGAGTGCCTCGAACTGCTTGGCCGAGGCCTTGATCGCCTCCGGTGAATTCTGCTTGGCACCCTGCTGCAGCTTGCCGATTTCTTTTGCATCGAAGGCAAGCTGATCTGCAGACAAGCCGATTTGATTGATGGCCATCGTGGCTCCGGTCAGATGATTTCAAGCTCGGCACGCAGCGCGCCCGATGCTTTCATGGCTTGCAGGATTGCCAGCAAGTCTTGCGGCGTCGCACCGATCGCATTGAGTGCCTTGACGACTTCGGCAAGCGACGCGCCAGCCTTCAGTAACAGCACTTTTCCCGGCTCTTTGGTGATGTCGATCTGCGAGCTTGCCGTCACCACGGTCTGCCCGGCGGCCAGCGCATTGGGCTGACTCACTGAAGCATCCGTATTGATGACTACCGACAGGTTGCCATGCGCTACCGCGCAGGCTTCCAATGTTACCGCCTGGTTCATGACGATCGACCCGGTGCGGCCATTGAGGATGATTTTGGCGCTGCCTTGCGCCGGTGTCAGTGCCAGGCTTTCGAGCGCACCCAAAAAGGCCACCCGCTCATCCGTGCCCATGGGCGCGTTGACCTTGATGACGCGGCCATCCTGCGCTGCTGCCGTATTTGGTCCGAAGCGCTTGTTGACCGCATCGACCACCAGACTGGCCGTCGAAAAATCGGATTCTTTCAATTCGAGAAAAATCGCCGACCCCTCCTGCAGGCTGTTGGCGACCGCGCGTTCTACCGTCGCGCCGGCCGACACCCGGCCGACGCTGAGGTGGTTGATCTGCGCTTTCGCGCCTGGTGCGGCAGCACCGACGCCACCGACAATCAGGCTGCCTTGGGCCATCGCATAGATCTGGCCATCGGCACCTTTGAGCGGCGTCATCAGCAAGGTGCCGCCGCGCAGGCTTTTGGCATTGCCCATCGAGGACACCGTGATGTCGAGTGTCTGGCCGGGCCGGGCAAAGGCCGGCAAGGACGTGGTCACCATCACCGCCGCGACATTCTTTAACTGCAATGTGGTCGCCGCCGGCAAATTGACGCCCATTCCCTGCAACATGCTGATTACGCTTTGCACCGTGAACGGCGTCTGCGTGGTCTGGTCGCCGCTGCCATCAAGACCCACCACCAGCCCATAGCCGAGCAGCTGATTCTGCCGCACGCCCTGGATACTGGCGAGATCCTTCAGCCGTTCGGCATGGGCCGCCGGCGCACTGCACAAGCTGGCAGCACACGTCAGCACAAGGAAAATCCGGGCCAGCATCGGGGTGTTCATGATGTTCCTTTTAAAGCGGTATGACGCTCAGGAAAAAGCGTGTCAGCAAGCCCATCATCTCGGCCGGATCGATGTGGGTATTGGTGCGGTATTCGACGCGGGCATCGGCTACCTGGGTCGAGGCGACGTTATTGCCGCCGACGATGAAGTCGGGATTGACAACGCCGGAGAAGCGGATGAATTCGGTGCCGCGATCGAGGCCGACCTGTTTCTCGCCGCTGACCACCAGATAGCCGTTGGCCAGCACATCGACGACAGTCACGCCGATGGTGCCGTTGAAATTGTTGTTCGAGGTGGCCGCCGCTTTGTCGTCGAATTTGTTGCCGCCACTGGCTGTCAGGTTGAGCTCTGCAGTAGTGGTCGCCGGTACGCCGAAGAGTTTCGGTACGGCCAGGCTGGCGCTGCCGGTTTTACTGGAAGACGCCGCTCCCGCTTTGCCGGCAGTGGTTTTTTCGTTGATCGTGATGGTCAGGGTGTCGCCGACCAGACGGGCCCGGCGATCTTCGAACAGCGGCCGGTAGGCCGCGGTCTGGAAAATCGCCCCATTGCTGCCGGCAAGCGGTAACTGCTTCGGCGCGACCGGTATCGCCGGGCGGGACACGATCGTGGTCGGTGTCACGGCGCAAGCGCTCAATACACTGACCAGCAGCACGGCACACAAACGCATCATCACAGTCATCATGGTCTCCCGGAGATCGGCGTTATCAGAGCTGCGACAGCTTGGCCAGCATCTGGTCGGACGTCGAAATCGCCTTGCTGTTGATTTCGTAGGCGCGCTGAGTCTGAATCATGTTGACCAGTTCTTCGACCACGCTGACGTTGGAGGTCTCGACATAGCCTTGTGACAGGATGCCGGCGCCGTTGGTCCCCGGCGTGTTGGTGTTGGCGGTGCCGGATGCGCCGGTCTCGACGTACAGGTTTTCGCCTTTACTTTCGAGTCCGGCCGGATTGATGAAGGTCGCCAGTTGCAAGGCGCCGATCTGGGTGGCTGCTGCCGTACCTTGCAGCGTGACCGAGATGGTGCCGTCGCGCCCGACCGTCAGCGACTGTGCCGCCGCCGGAATCGTGATCGCCGGCTGGATCACAAAGCCACTCGAGGTCACCATCTGGCCCTGGCTATCGATCTGGAACGAGCCGTCACGGGTATAGGCGGTGGTGCCATCGGGCAGCAGCACCTGGAAAAATCCCTGGCCCTGAATCGCGACGTCCTTGTCATTGCTGGTTTGCTGCAGGTTACCCTGCGTGAAGATGCGTTCGGTGGCCACGGGCCGCACGCCGGTGCCGAGCTGCAGGCCGGACGGCAACTGGGTCTGCTGCGACGATTGCGCGCCGGGCTGGCGCAGGGTCTGGTAGAGCAAGTCTTCGAACACCGCGCGCGAGCGCTTGAAGCCACTCGTACTGACGTTGGCCAGGTTGTTCGAAATGACGTCCATCTGCGTCTGTTGCGCCTCCAGGCCGGTCTTGGAAATCCACAGTGAACGTATCATTTTCTTGCTCCACGAAGGCAGTCATCACGGGAACCGCCGCCGGTATCGGCGTGCAGTCAGTGGAAACATTGTGCGTGAAGGAGGAAGAAATCGATGCGCGGAGATGGGACGGTTTTCGGGGCTTGATCGCGCTTTGCCGCTTTGCAACTAACCAACTTTGCTGCGCGGCCCCGGTCCGGTTACAGCGCCAGAATCTGCGCTGCCTTGGTCGAATTGGTTTCGGCGTTCTTGAGCAAGCTCATGTGCATCTCGAACTGGCGCGACAGGCTGATCATGTTGACCATCGCGTCGACGACGTTGACATTGCTGCTTTCCAGCGCACCTCCGGCCAGCGTCACGCCGGGATCGGCTTCGACGCCACCGGGCGTCTTGACCCGGAACAGCGTGTCATCGCCGCGGGTCATCGTCTCTTCGGGCGGATTGACCAGCTTGATGCGACCGATGATGACCGCCTGCCCCGGCTTGGAACCGGATTCAACCGACGACACTGTGCCGTCCTTGGCGATCGTCACGCTGACATCGGGAGGAATCGTGATCGGTCCGCTGTCGCCGACGATATTGAAGCCGCTCTGGGTTTGCAGGAGGCCGTTTTCGTTGATCTTCAAGCTGCCATGGCGGGTATAGGCTTCGGTACCATCCGGCATGTCAACCGCCAGCCAGCCCTTGCCCTGAATCGCGACATCGAGCGCACGGCCGGTTTGCTGCAAAGCGCCTTGCGAAAAATCGGCACCCACGGTCGAATCGACCACAAAGGCCCGTGTCGCCAGTCCCGGCCCGAGCACCGGCACCGCCCGGAACGAATCGAGCTGGGCCCGGAATCCGACCGTGGTGGCATTGGCCAGATTGTTGGCGGTAGTGCTTTGCTGCTCCATCACATGCTTGGCACCGGTCATCGCGGTGTAAATCATCCGGTCCATTACGACTCCTTGTGGTGGCTATCGATTAGCGCAAGTTGACCAGCGTCTGCAGGACCTGATCCTGGGTCTTGATGGTTTGCGCGTTGGCCTGGTAAAAGCGCTGGGCGGTAATCATGTTGACCAGCTCGGCGGTCAGGTCGACGTTCGAATCCTCGACCGCCGACGATTGCAGCACGCCAAGGTTGCCGGAGTTCGGCGTACCGACCAGCGGTCCGCCCGACGCTGCAGTCTCGGTCCAGACGTTGTTGCCGAGGTTTTGCAAGCCATTCGGGTTGGTGAAGTTCGACAGCACGACTTGTCCCAGCGTGGCCGATTTGCCGTTGGTGTAGCGACCGGTGATGACGCCGTCGGCGCCGGTGGCGAAACCGGACAGTTTGCCTGAGGTATAGCCGTTCTGGCTCTGGGTATTGAGACCAAAGGTCGAGCCGAATTGGGTTGTACCGGTCAAGTCAAAATTGAACGACAGCGAACTGGCACCCGGCGTGGTCGCGGGTGTGAGAACGGCAACAAACGGCTGCGGCGTCGTCAACCCGCCATCGGTATTGAATGTCAGCGCCCCCACCAGCGGCGTCACCAGCGGATTGCCGTCCGCCGTGCCATACACATCCCAGGTACTGGCCGTCGGCGACGATTTCACGAAATACGATTGCACCACATGCGAATTGCCCAGCGAATCGAACACCGACACCGACGTCGAGCGGTTGTAGGTGAGCGGATCGGTCGCGCTAAAAGGCGATTTTGTTGGTACCGTCTCACGCGAATCCAGATTCACCAGCAACTTGACTTCGGTCGTCATCTTCGGTGCCAGGTCAGCCGTATTGATAACCAGGTTCGAGGGGGTACCGGTGGCCAGCACGCCGGCTGCCGAGACGCCGAAGCCGGTCAGATGCGATCCCTTCGAATTGACAATGCCGCCATCTTTATCAAGTTGAAACTGACCATTGCGGCTGTAGGTAATCGCGCCGCCGGTGCTGAGCCGGAAAAAGCCGCCGCCGTTGATGGCCAGATCGAGCGGATTATTCGATGCCGTGACGTTACCTTGCGTGAATTGCTGCGCCACGGTCGCCACGCTGGTGCCGATGCCGACTTGCGATGCACCACCGCCGGTGAGCGAACTGGCATACACATCGGCGAACTGGGCTTGCGCGCTCTTGAAGCCGACGGTACTGGAATTGGCCACGTTGTTGCCGGTAACTTCGAGACTCTTGGAAGCGGCGTTCAGACCGCTCAAACCTTGCTGGAAACCCATGTTGTACTCCCTGAAATTGGTTTGAACGACTGATTAAAGAATCTGGCGCACATCGGTCATGCCGATTGCGCCCAGGTTCGTGACATTGAGCTTGACGCCGGCGGCACTGGTCGAGACGCTCGATACCTGGCCAAACGCGAGTGCGGTGGCGCTGACCGCAGCGGTGCCGGCAGAGGCGGCAACATCAAAGGTATACGCGCCATCGGCGGCCTTGCTGCCGTCGTCTTTCACGCCATCCCAGGCCAGTGCCAGTGTGCCGGCATCTTTGGCACCAAGGTCAATGGTATGCACTGCCACGCCATTGATATCACGAACCGTGACCTTGACTTTTTCGGCCGGGGCCGCCAGGTCAACACCAAAGACGGCATTGCCGGACGCCAGTGCCATCTGCTTGCCCGGTGCCAGCACGCCATGACCGATCATGCCGGCAGCCTGCACGGCCGAGCCGGATTGCTGGCTGGCGATCATCGATTCAAGCGTGGTGTTCATTTTGTCGATACCGCTGACGGTCGACAGTTGCGCCAACTGGCTGGTGACCTGCGCGTTATCGAGCGGATTGAGCGGATCCTGGTTTTTCATTTGCGTGACCAGCAATTTCATGAAGCGGTCTTGCGTCGCGCTGGCGCTGGTGCTGGCGGCGGACGCCGCAGACGGATTCATGGCGGCCAGCAAGGCTGGGGAAGCGACATTATTGGCGATGGTGGTCATCTGGTATCCCGGGAAGTTTACTGACCGATGGTCAGGGTTTTCAACAGCAGCGTCTTGGCTGCATTCATGGTTTCGACATTGGTCTGGTAAGAGCGCGAGGCCGAGATCATGTTGACCATTTCCTCGACCACATTGACGTTGGGCATGGCGACGTAGCCCTTTTCATCGGCCTGCGGATGTTTCGGGTCGTACACCAGCCGCGGTGCCGCCGTGTCTTCGAGTACCTTGTCGACCTTGACGCCGCTGGCGGCAGCATCGCCACCCACCGGCACTGCACTGAACACGACCTGCTTGGCCTTGTAGACCTGGCCGGTCGAACTGGTGGTGCTGTCGGCGTTGGCGATGTTCGAGGCCACCACATTGAGTCGCTGGGCCTGGGCACTCATGGCCGATCCGGCCACATTAAAAATACTGAACAAAGACATGATAATTACCCTTGTATGGCGCTAAGCATGCTCTTGATCTGGCCGCTGATCATCGTAATACCGGCTTCGTAACGGATCGCGTTATCGGCGAAAGCGTTGCGCTCGGCATCCATGTCGACGGTATTGCCATCGACCGCACCTTGCTGGATATTTCGATAAAGCAACGGTACGCCGTTCACGCCGCTGTTGCCACCATGGCCTGATTTGGCAGACAAATGCGTCGTCGAGGTGCGTGCCAGCTCGGCCGGCTGCACCGCTGCCGTCGCCATCGCTGTCCCGGTGGCGGCGCCGCTGCGGGCCAGTGCGGATTTCATGGCGCTATTGAAGTCGATGTCGCGCGCCTTGTAATTCGGCGTGTCCGCGTTGGCGATGTTTGATGCAATTAATTGCTGTCGCTGTCCGCGCAGGTTCAGGGCGGTTTCGTTGAAGCGCAGGTAGTCGTCCAGTTTTCCGATCATGGCACTCTCCGTTATGCAGGCCGATTCGATACAGGTCTTTCACACATTCGATAATACGGACGCCGCAGTGGTACTAATCAGGCGATCAGATCAACGAAATCTGCTCTGTTTGGCGCTTGGCACATCTTGCTGGTCGTTACTATCAAGGCTGATCTCAACACACTGATTGCCATGAAAACCCTGCTCGTTGCACTCGCCTGCCTGCTATCACTGCCTGCTACCGCGCAGATCCTGGCCCCGCGCCAGGATCCGGCCACCATCCGCACGACGGTCGAGCAGTTCCTGCGCGGCCAGTCGGCCGGATCACCCGGTGAAGTCACGATCACGGTCGGCCAGCTTGATGCCCGCATGAATCTGCCAGCCTGCCCGGTTCCTGAAGCCTTCCTGCCGGCAGGCAGCCGGGTCTGGGGCAAGACCAGTGTTGGCGTGCGCTGTCTGGCACCATCGCCGTGGACCGTCTATGTGACTGCGCAGGTGAAGGTCATTGCCGACTATGTCGCCAGTGCCGCGCCGCTATCGCAAGGACAACTGGTCGGCCCCAATGACGTGATCCGCATGCGCGGCGACCTGACCGTGCTGCCGGCAGGTATCCTGACCGATCCGGCCCAGGCCATTGGCCGTACGATGGCGATGTCGGTTGGCATGGGCAGTCCGTTACGCACCGATGCACTGCGCATCCAGCAAGTCGTGCAGCAGGGACAGGCTGTCCGGCTGGTGTCGAGCGGGCCGGGTTTTTCGGTTGCCACCGAAGGACGGGCTCTCAACAATGCGGCAGAAGGCCAGATTGCGCAGGCAAGGACGGCGGCAGGACAAGTCGTCAGCGGAGTGGCACGGGCCGGCGGCTACGTGGATGTGACCTATTGATCATTTTTTTATGGCCACCAGCAAATAAAACACTCAAGTAATTTTTGCTTCTGCCGTAACAAGGTCATGACACGGGGTGATGTGCCCCGACCCACCAAGGAAACATCGTGAAAATAGATGACTCTTTCAAGAAAACCGGCGCTGTCGGTGTCTCGACGACACCTGCCAAGGCCAGTTCAAGCAAAGGCGCTGAAAAAACTGAGGCAGTGAACACCGCTGCCACGTCGGACAGCGTAAAAATTTCAGCACAAGCGCAGGCATTGGGCGGTACGAGTACGTTCGATGTCAAGAAAGTCAATGAAATCAAGGCAGCCATCGCCAGCGGTACTTTTCAGGTCAATCCTGAAAAGGTCGCCAACGGCCTGATCGATACCGTCAAGGATCTGCTGTCATCACGCAAGGGATAATCATGGTTACGCTCGCTTCGGATCCTTCCACCAGCCTGGCCGAGGAGCAGCAAGTGACAAGCGCACTGCTGCTCCTGCTGCAGCAGGAGCAGGGAAAGCTGATCGAAGCCAGCATCGTCGGATTACCGGAACTGATCCAGGCCAAGGCAGAGGCGGTGACGCGACTGACTATCCTGACCAGGGCACGCCATGCACTGCTCGCCGTCGCCGGCTTTACCGCCAGCGAGAGTGGCATGCGCGACTGGGTCGCTGCGCAACAGCCGGCAGACACGCGATGGACCACCTTGCTGGCACTCGGTGCCGAAGCACGCGAAATGAATCGCATCAATGGCATGCTAATCGGGCGCCACATGATGCGCAACCAGACCGAACTCAATATCCTGCAAGGCAAGACGCAGCGCAACAACCTGTATGGTGCCGACGGTCAGTCAACCGGCATGGGCCGGGGTCGCGGTCTCGCGGTCGGATAAAAACCGCGGCAAACACCCGATAAAAAAAACGATGCGCCAGACGCATCGTTTTTTTTGATCAGTTCAAATTAGTCAGGTAGTGACCAAGGTTGATGATGTCTTCTGCGTTGAGCGACTTCGATACCGCAGACATGTTGCCCGCATCGTTGGTCCGCGTGTGCGCCTTGAAATCCGTCAATTGCTTGACCAGATAATCGTAGTGCTGGCCACTGAGTTTCGGAATCTCGTTCTGCCCTTTCATGCCACCCAGATGACACATCGAACAGAGGTTTTCTTCTGCCTTGATGAAGCCCAGCTTGACCCGCTCCGGATCTGGCTTGAAGTCAATGAGCACCGGCTTTTGTGCCGCAAAGTAAGCCGACAGGTTCTGCATGTCTTCCTTCGACAGGTTCGCTGCCATCGGTGACATCATCGGGTTGCTGCGCGCGCCCTCTTTGTAGTCCCGCAATTGCAAATACAGATAGCGGGCCGACTGGCCGGCCAGTACCGGGAACATCGACACCGTTGAGTTGCCGTTGACGCCGTGGCATGCCACGCAGGTCTGGGCCTTTTCCTGACCGGCGGCGATGTCGGCCGCCTGCACAGGCAATACGGCAGCGGTAAAAAGTACTAGCAGTAACTGCTTTAACGTCATGGTAATTCCTGTCCAAAATAGAAAAAGAGGCCGCGCAGTGCGACCTCTTTCATGTCCATCGATGTTCGCTACGTCAGATTACAGACCGAACACGAACACGCTATTGCCACGCTTGAAGTCCATTTGCGAATTGCCACCGACAGCCACGGCAATGTACTGCTTGCCATTGACGGCGTAGGACACCGGCGGTGCATTGACACCGGCACCGCACTGGAAGCGCCACAGCACTTTGCCTGTCTTGGCATCGTAGGCGTTGAACCAGCCATTGCCTTCACCGGCGAAGACCAGGTTGCCGGCTGTCGCCAGCGCGCCACCGATCATTGGCTGCGGTGTCTTGGTTTGCCAGGCGATCTTGCCGGTATCGATATTAACGGCGGTCACATTGCCCCATTGCTCTTCGCCGACAGCGTTCTTGAACGCGCCGCCCAGCCACAATTTACCGTTCGGATACTTGGACTCTTCGACGTGGTACGTCATTGGCTGATGCAAGTTCAACGCATACGACATGCGGTTACTGGCGCTGTAAGCCATTGGCGACCATTCGACACCACCATTGGCACCCGGCAGCATGCGTGCACCGGTTGCCGTTGGCAGAACCCACATGTTTTCTTGCGGGACCATGGCTTCCGAGAAGCGGATCAGTTCGCCGTTGCTGCGGTCATGCACGTACACATGGCCGGTTTTTCCACCGTGGATCACGCCCGGAATCATCTTGCCGTTCTTGTCCTTGACGTCGACCAGGATAGGCGGGCTCACGGCATCGAGGTCCCAGACATCATGGGCGATGTACTGGTAATGCCATTTGTACTTACCGGTATCGAGGTCGATGGCGACCATCGAGTCAGTGTAGAGGTTGTCGCCGGGACGCTCGGCACCGTACAGGTCAGGTGATGGATTGCCGACCACGAAAAATGCCGTCTTGGTTGCGCGATCAATCGATGGAGCCATCCAGACGCCACCGCCAAGGGTATTGTAGAAATCGGATTTTTTGGCGAACGCTGCTTTTTCGGCAGGGATGTCACGGTGCATGTCGCGACCGGTGGCATCCTTGGTTGCCCAGACGCCTTCATGGCCTTTTTCAGGAATTGTATTGAAGGTCCAGACCAGCTTGCCGCTCTCGGCATCGAAGGCTTTGACGAAACCACGGATACCGTATTCGCCACCGTTGGTGCCGATCAGAACCTTACCGTCAACGACAACCGGTGCCATCGTTTCGCTGTAGCCTTTTTCAGGATCAGCGATTTCGGTTTCCCACAGCAGTTTGCCGGTCTTGGCATCGAGCGCAACCATCTTGGCATCGAGCGTACCCATGAAGACCTTGCCGCCGGAGACAGCCACACCCTTGTTGTTCGGTCCGCAGCAGAACGTCGTGACCGGACCCATTTTGTGCTTGAAGTGCCAGTACTCGATACCGGTGATGGCATCGATGGCGTAGACGTGGTTATACGAAGTGGTCAGGAACATGACGCCATTGACTACCACCGGCGCGGTTTCCATCGACTCGACAACAGCGGTCTGAAACACGAACTTCGGCTTGAGCGTGGCAACGTTCTTGGTGTTGATCTGGGCTGACGGGTAGAAACGGGTCTGGCCGTAATCGCCATTGGTCTGCAGCCAGTTCGCCGTGTCCTTGGCCGCGCCATCGAGCATGGCCTGCGTGACCGGACCGAGCGCTTTCGACATGTCAGGCGCCTTGATGCCGGCCCCGCCCTGAATTTCCTGTGCATTGCCGGCGGTGCTGGCTGCCAGCGTGAACGCTGCAATTGCCAGATGGCCGATCAATTTATTGCCTTGAATTGCCATTGTCTCTCTCCGTGTAGGGTTGCCTGGGGCAACCGATTCGTACCGTTTATTGTTCTATGGTGTTATCCCGGGAACCGGAGACATGTTTTATATTAAAAAGTTCCCTACTCATTGGTAGCGCAATCGCATAGTATCTCGTTGGCACGAATTTGCAACATAACAAACCATAAATTTATTCGCCGGGAATAGCTGCTTCCCGCATGCCACATAGCCTGAGCCGGTATTTACGATCGCGACTAAGCAAGTCGACGCCTTCCAAATATTGGCACAACAGAACCATAACTATTCACCATTAGTCACCTGAGACCGGCCATGTCCACACTCCGCACTGTTTGTTTTCCCTTCATTTTTGCAGCCTTGTGCTGCAGCGCCCAAGCCGCTGACAACCGCGCCGAACTCAACTTGCAGACGCTGACTGCCGCCCGCACCGGCAATCTGAAACTGTTCCAGCAACTGATCGACCAGGGTGCATCGCCCGATACACGTAACCGCATCGGCGATTCGATCCTGATCACCGCGATCAAGAACGACCGGTTCGATATCGTCAAACGGGCCATCGAACTGGGTGCCAATATCGACCTGGCCAATACCGCCAAAGTCACGCCCTTGATGGCGGCGGCGTTCCATGGTCGTGCAGATGCTGCCCGTTTGCTGCTCGATAAAAATGCCGACATCAACGCCGTTGACCGGCTCAATAAGACCGCAATGGTCTATGCCGCCGGCAATGGTCAGACCGCGATCGTTGACATGCTGCTGGCCAAGGGCATCCAGCCGAACGCCACCTACCCGAACCAGTTGACCGCACTGATGTGGGCCGGTGCCTTCGGCCATCTCGCAACCGTGAAAATGCTGATGGAACATGGTGCGGATGCGAACCTGCTCGACAATCGCGGCAAATCGGTGCTGGTGATGGCGCAGGAAAACGACCATCCGGAAGTCGTGAAATTGTTGCAAGGCACTCGCTAACCGAACGAGCGGGCGCGGCACGGCACGGCCGGCAGCGCCCGGCACCAGAGAGGTGATTGGAAAATATCAACGGTTTGCCAGATAAATGAAAACTACCGCACCTCTAAGTGATGTGGCGCACATTCGGGTGTTGACGAACTGGGCAGACTATAGTTGTTTCAACAACTGAAGGATATTTACCTCATGAGTGCTCACGCTTCCAACGCCGCCAATTTTCAGGATCAATCCTACAATCCGGACAATTTGCTCAATACGCTGATCCAGAAACTCGAGATCAAGAATGATGCTGCGCTGTCACGCGCACTCGAGGTCGCACCGCCCGTCATCAGCAAGATCCGCCATCGTCGCTTGCCGGTCGGCGCATCGCTACTGATTCGTATGCATGAAGTCGCCGATCTGTCGATTGCCGAACTGCGCGCACTGATGGGAGATCGCCGCAGCAAGTACCGGGTAAGCGGTGTGCGGATGCCGTCAGCGCGAGGCTAAAAAGTAGAGATACCCGGAGGGCCGACGCAACGATCGGCCTCTCAATGCATCACCACGATCGTAAGGGGAGGCGCAACTTACTCCTCAGACTTCGTTCGTCTCCTCCCCGTCACCTGCCCCACCTCTTCTGATTCAGATCGCAAATACCAGACAAGTCGTCGTCGCAAACGCATACAACCTGCCCTGTGCATCGGTAATGCGTCCCTCGGCAATCGCGGTCTGGCCGCCGACATGGACCGTCTTGCCTTCGGCCCGCACCGGACCGATCTTGTCGGTGATGGCGCGGATGTAATTGATCTTCAACTCCAGCGTCGTGTAACCCTTACCGGCCGGCAGCATCGAATGCACCGCACAGCCAACGCAGGAGTCAAGCAAGGTCGCGGCATAGCCACCATGCACACTGCCCAGCGGATTGTAATGCTGCGCGCCGGGCGTGCCCTGGAAGACCATCCGGCCCGGCTCCCAGCAAATCGGCACAAAACCCATCAGTGCCCCGATCGGTACTGACGGCAATACGCCATCACCGATCGCCTGCAAAAATTCCAGGCCACTACGTTCGCGCAACTGCGCCATGCTCGAGACGCCGGGGCCGGCAAGTCGAACCCGCGCGGCCTGTTCATCCTCCAGCCAGGAGTGCAGGAGGCTGTCGTTACTCATCATGTTGTTCCTTGAAATAGATCGTCGATAGTCAGTTGCCCTGCCAGATACCACTGGCAGTTTATGTGCATATGCACTATATTCGATTCCGTCCGCTCAACGGCATAAAAATTCACAACCGGCACTCCCGATGACACTCCTCTCCGCTCCAGGCTGCACCTGCTTCGCGCTGCGTCGACTGACCCGCACGGTATCGCGGCTCTACGATTTGCACATGGCCGGCGTTGGCCTGAAGACCACGCAATTCTCCCTGCTTAAACATGTCGCTGCCGGTTCGCAGCCGATGGCGCAACTGGCCCTGCACCTGTCGACCGATCGCACGACGCTGACCCGTAACCTGAAACCCCTGCTCGAAGCCGGCTGGGTAACGCTGACGCCAGGTGCCGATGCCCGCCAGCGCATCGTGACCCTGACCGAGTCGGGTCAGGCCAAAGTCATCGGTGCCAAACTGGCCTGGCAAGCCGCGCAACTTGAGCTCGAACGCACGCTCGGCCCCGAACTGATCCACGCATTGCACGGCGATACCGCCAGTGCCATGCAGTTACTGACGCCATTGCTCGAAGAAAAATCCCATGCCAACCACGCCTGACATGTCACCCCGCGGTGCCTGGATCCTGATGCTGGCCGCCAGCGCCATCCTGATGATTACGATGGGCGCGCGCCTGACGACCGGCCTGTTCATGTCGCCGATCAATACGTCGACCGGACTGGGCATCGTCTCGATCAGTTTCGCGCTGGCCATCGGCCAGTTCGTCTGGGGCGCGGCACAACCGGTGTTTGGCATCATCGCCGACAAATACGGTACACCCAAGGTGATCATTGCCGGTGCGCTGATGCTGGCAACCGGCCTGGCCATCACACCGTTCATGTCAAGCCAGTGGGGCCTGATGTTGAGCATGGGATTACTCAGTGCGGCCGGCGCCGG comes from Actimicrobium sp. CCC2.4 and encodes:
- the flgB gene encoding flagellar basal body rod protein FlgB, with translation MIGKLDDYLRFNETALNLRGQRQQLIASNIANADTPNYKARDIDFNSAMKSALARSGAATGTAMATAAVQPAELARTSTTHLSAKSGHGGNSGVNGVPLLYRNIQQGAVDGNTVDMDAERNAFADNAIRYEAGITMISGQIKSMLSAIQG
- the flgA gene encoding flagellar basal body P-ring formation chaperone FlgA — protein: MKTLLVALACLLSLPATAQILAPRQDPATIRTTVEQFLRGQSAGSPGEVTITVGQLDARMNLPACPVPEAFLPAGSRVWGKTSVGVRCLAPSPWTVYVTAQVKVIADYVASAAPLSQGQLVGPNDVIRMRGDLTVLPAGILTDPAQAIGRTMAMSVGMGSPLRTDALRIQQVVQQGQAVRLVSSGPGFSVATEGRALNNAAEGQIAQARTAAGQVVSGVARAGGYVDVTY
- the flgM gene encoding flagellar biosynthesis anti-sigma factor FlgM, which gives rise to MKIDDSFKKTGAVGVSTTPAKASSSKGAEKTEAVNTAATSDSVKISAQAQALGGTSTFDVKKVNEIKAAIASGTFQVNPEKVANGLIDTVKDLLSSRKG
- a CDS encoding flagellar protein FlgN; the protein is MVTLASDPSTSLAEEQQVTSALLLLLQQEQGKLIEASIVGLPELIQAKAEAVTRLTILTRARHALLAVAGFTASESGMRDWVAAQQPADTRWTTLLALGAEAREMNRINGMLIGRHMMRNQTELNILQGKTQRNNLYGADGQSTGMGRGRGLAVG
- a CDS encoding c-type cytochrome → MTLKQLLLVLFTAAVLPVQAADIAAGQEKAQTCVACHGVNGNSTVSMFPVLAGQSARYLYLQLRDYKEGARSNPMMSPMAANLSKEDMQNLSAYFAAQKPVLIDFKPDPERVKLGFIKAEENLCSMCHLGGMKGQNEIPKLSGQHYDYLVKQLTDFKAHTRTNDAGNMSAVSKSLNAEDIINLGHYLTNLN
- a CDS encoding pyrroloquinoline quinone-dependent dehydrogenase; this encodes MAIQGNKLIGHLAIAAFTLAASTAGNAQEIQGGAGIKAPDMSKALGPVTQAMLDGAAKDTANWLQTNGDYGQTRFYPSAQINTKNVATLKPKFVFQTAVVESMETAPVVVNGVMFLTTSYNHVYAIDAITGIEYWHFKHKMGPVTTFCCGPNNKGVAVSGGKVFMGTLDAKMVALDAKTGKLLWETEIADPEKGYSETMAPVVVDGKVLIGTNGGEYGIRGFVKAFDAESGKLVWTFNTIPEKGHEGVWATKDATGRDMHRDIPAEKAAFAKKSDFYNTLGGGVWMAPSIDRATKTAFFVVGNPSPDLYGAERPGDNLYTDSMVAIDLDTGKYKWHYQYIAHDVWDLDAVSPPILVDVKDKNGKMIPGVIHGGKTGHVYVHDRSNGELIRFSEAMVPQENMWVLPTATGARMLPGANGGVEWSPMAYSASNRMSYALNLHQPMTYHVEESKYPNGKLWLGGAFKNAVGEEQWGNVTAVNIDTGKIAWQTKTPQPMIGGALATAGNLVFAGEGNGWFNAYDAKTGKVLWRFQCGAGVNAPPVSYAVNGKQYIAVAVGGNSQMDFKRGNSVFVFGL
- a CDS encoding ankyrin repeat domain-containing protein, producing the protein MSTLRTVCFPFIFAALCCSAQAADNRAELNLQTLTAARTGNLKLFQQLIDQGASPDTRNRIGDSILITAIKNDRFDIVKRAIELGANIDLANTAKVTPLMAAAFHGRADAARLLLDKNADINAVDRLNKTAMVYAAGNGQTAIVDMLLAKGIQPNATYPNQLTALMWAGAFGHLATVKMLMEHGADANLLDNRGKSVLVMAQENDHPEVVKLLQGTR
- a CDS encoding PaaI family thioesterase — translated: MSNDSLLHSWLEDEQAARVRLAGPGVSSMAQLRERSGLEFLQAIGDGVLPSVPIGALMGFVPICWEPGRMVFQGTPGAQHYNPLGSVHGGYAATLLDSCVGCAVHSMLPAGKGYTTLELKINYIRAITDKIGPVRAEGKTVHVGGQTAIAEGRITDAQGRLYAFATTTCLVFAI